One Balaenoptera acutorostrata chromosome 5, mBalAcu1.1, whole genome shotgun sequence genomic window, GCAAAAAGACTAATAATTTAAAAGCAGTCACAGACTTTCTTCACTGATTAAAGGCTGAAATTAGTAATATAAGTATTCTTGCACAATTTATTTATATCCCATTTTTTACTAAGTATTTGAAGCTGctcattaacacacacacacacacatacacacaatcacacatatacatatatgtgtgtgcatgtgtatatatactctCACATATACACACCCAACACATTCAATCATATTATACAAAAAAggatgtagatatatatatataaacaggatataaataaatgaagtcagAGAGTAGAGAAAATAAAGGTAAGAATGTAGGATAAAGCTAGCAAGTAAAATTAGTATATAAATGCATGCCACAAAATCCTGTACAATTGCTAAAGGTGGGCCACAAATTCAGTTCTTAGCTTCTTAGTGGCCAAAGCAAAGGGGGAAACAAAGATTCTCAGtgtccataaaataaaaacaaaccagttGCTCAGGAGAAGTACAGCTTTTTCTGGTACTGAGACCTGAGAGAAATTTCTCCCATGGGTCCTCATAAAAGGGACACTGTGTGATGCTGTGAACAACGTCCTCAAAAACATATTCTCCTCAATGGGCAGAAACTACAATGTACAAATAAGTTGCAAATTCAGGTtgacagaaaatcttaaaattcacattaaaaaaattttttcacaaaCATATTTACTCCAAAGTAATTGTATGAGAATTGTTACTAATTGTTATTTTTTCAAAGTCATATTTGGATTGTTTAAATAGCCAAACCGAAAGAGCTTTCCTAAAATGTGCCATTTTCATTCTAATTGAGGAATATGGTAATCATTCTTAAAGTGATTTCTAACTCTAAGACAATTTACTGACATTGTGATTTAactatgtaatatttttgtttattcccAAAATCCTAATGTCTGAAAAATAACTTCTTATAAAATTTCAAAGGTGtctctgaaaatataaaaattacaataatttaGGAAAATCCTTGAATAGTTGTTGGTTTTGAAGCCTAACCATATTTAGGCCATTTATAACaccaaacaacaataaaaaaagaaccacaatAGGTGACAATCTGACCAGTAAAAAGGACTGATCAGACATCACAAGAGTGATGAAAACAAGCCACcttgagaattttaaatattcacatCTTATTTAAGATATACATTATAATCCGACCCTACTAAAAAATTCAGTGATCAGATTTACTACCAATCTGCCAGATCATAGTTTCTAAACTACAAATTCTAAGGTCCCATCAATAAACTGAAAACTCATAACCGTAATCATGTTACAATTAATTATCCAATTCACACATTATgcctaatgtttattttatatgctttgttttaaaagaatttaaatgataTTTCTCCTTTGGGAAATTCTCTTACTGAGAAATTTCTCCAGAAATTCTCTTAACTGAGGCTCTAAGGGGGAATACCCTCAGGATGAAGAGTACAGCTTCTATTACCAAACCcatggaaagaaaagcaaaaatcactgataggaaaaaaaaaaaaatttaagttggaAAGTCAAAGAAACTTTTTTGTTCATTATTATACTAAGAGATTAAAAGGCAGGTTAGAACCGTAAAGATAAGTTTCAGTAGAGGAAAATGGCATTTCAACAAAAAGTGTCACACCATTTTGAGCATAAATTCTaggctttccttattttttaagaaaatctatTTCTCCAACTTATTACATATGTGAATTGAAGAAGAATATTTGAAACAACACTAAATTATAAGATCCTACTGAAGAGATTGTTCTTTGGATTATGTAAACATGCAAAGATGGTAATGGTAGCTTATTTCCAACTTAATTAACAAGATAACTGGGGGAAATAAATATGAAGGTAGAAGAATCCCATCATTCTTTCTATGCCCCAATTCTATGTATTTCAGCCAATACAAAGGTGTTCCTTTGAGCAGTCAAATGAGTGAAAAAAGAGGGTAAAATGCTCTAAGATCACCAACtaagaaatttttttcccttgagaattAGACTAAATAACCTCTAAGGTCTTTTCCCTTTTGATTCTGAAATTCTCTAATACTAATTTTCAGAATTccaaaaaaggttaagaaaaagaaatgcaaaataaaccaAATTCTCTTATGGCTTCATATAATTAGATATGttgaataaagaacaaaaattaagttCAAAGCAAAGTGAAATATCTGTCTGAACTTGTTTAATTGAAAAGTTAGATAAAAAAGAAGAGTATTTAATTTCAGATTCATaagtttctaaaatttttctctaaaaaaattttatttcaaagatgGACAATTCTTTAATAGCAAGTGTCATTTCTTATTACTaacttataaatgaaattatcttcaaaggaaatatttctttcatgtttttctagaattaaaaaattacagaagTAAATGTTAAAGATAAGATATATACACCTGCAAAATTAAATCTAAAACAACAGATTTAACATAAATTGGCTTACTGTTATAGAATATCAATTAATTTTCCAGAAGCAAAGACCTCCAACTTCAAactacatttaaaacatttttcaattttaacaTTAACTTCAATCaggttaaaatacagatttcagaCTAGGAAAAGTAGaatcaaatgaaaatcaaaaagtaAACATATGATTAAATTAGAGTCAGAGACAAAGGCTTAATATTTATACTAACTCATACCAAATCATGCTTTTCCTGTAAGGCAATTTCTTCTGACATTATTTCTCTGAGTGACACTTTTTTAGTATGAGTGTTCCAATGGTCCAATAAGGGTAGCATTTCAGGTGCTGCTAAAGTCTTCAGTAATTTTTTGCCCGTTCTCTGAGATGATTTTTGTTCTGGATTATCAAGACCAACACGCCCAAccagggaagaacctacaaaagCAGTATCAATAGTGTCAGACCATCAACAATAAATGTACAAATTAGGCATTATTCATTCTGTTACATCTACCTCAGAGAGACCcagaaaacatgattttttacTCTTTGCTTATAAATACAATATTCCAAGTTGTATTTCAAAGTTTCAAAATACATCTTCACATAATCGCAAGCAAGTATAAATGTAGAAATGTTCAAACGAACAATGATCTGGGTATTACTGTAAATCAACTCAATGCTTCCCCACTCTTTTTCATATCACATCAACACAGAGAAAACAGTGACACACATATACACTGGTAAACAGAGGAAGCTGCAGCCAGCCAGAAGTGAGCAGCTTTGGTCAGCTCTGCTTGGCCACTCCAAGAACTGAAAGGATGAATATTTCTGCAAATCTGTAACCCACTGGAGGCCTACAATAAATATGGAACAAATGATATTCAACATAAGGAAGGAACTAAACATTCTAAGAAGTTCATAATAACAAGACTTAATGTATAATATTTCAGCTTTTCTAAGAGCAACACATTCTGATATACTCCTTTGATTTCCTGGAGAGTGAAGAAATAGCAAATACTGTCATCTGAATAACTCTGATACTCTTTGGGAACCTCTAGCTCTCAAACAGCTTTAGCTCTTGAAGCTACAACACAGGTCTGAACTAAAGTTAAGAATCTTCACTCTAACAATCTTCAACCTGGAGTCCTAGTACGGAGTGAACAAGAGAGGCATCTGGTGGAACTCAGGCACAAAAGGAGGACCCTGTAACAGGTCTGCCACCCTGCACTGAACACTTAACGACAACGCTATCTAAGAAATCTTCTGGAAtcaattattttcaatttggcAGATGTAATCAAAAAGCAGGTTGAAAAAAAAGCAGGTTGACTTTTGTGCTCTAACTATATTAACatcaataaaaaatttgaaaaaccaaGTAATATTTCAATGATGCTCTCAAACACAGGAATATTTTATTGCTCTCAAACCAGAACAGCTTCCCTTCATTCAGAGCAAAATCATAAACAGGAAACACCCTGACTATGTGCATTAGAGAACACCTTGGGTGTTCCACAGCactcctggtttttttttttttaattgaaatatagttgatttataatgttgtgttagttttcagGTGTTAACTGAAAGTTAAATGATATTATAggggcttttttcttctttaagctttattttcttttgtatcaaTATTAAATGTTCAAACTTTTATTTGCAAATCAAAATTCTTGGGTAACATATTTTGTGgaagtatatttaaaatgagttaagattcagggacttccctggcctgctcccagtgcagggggcccaggttcgatccctggtcagggacctagatcccgcatgccacaactaaaagacccctcacgccgcaactaaagatcccgcacacctcaacaaagatcccacatgtggcaacgaagatcccgcgtgccacaactaagacctggtgcagccaaataaacaaacagttaaaaaaaaaaaaaagagttaaaattcatacacacacaccaagtTTCAACATCAAGACAAGAACATTAGAAGTGAAAATATGTGTTTTACCTTGCATTAATTTGCCACAGGATACCTCTTCTTGTCTTTGTCGCTCCTAAACACAGAGGCAGAACAGGGGATTGGCAAAGGAGGGTGCATTAGAAAACAAgcttatattatttttctctagtaATCATTTTTCCCTGTAAAACTATCAATCATTCTTGctaaatttaataaaactagataaatataattataaattgattccatctatatattttttctacttatagAGCTCTTatgctgtgattttttaaaaactgtttatgaAACTTAATTAGCACTGCAAGTCTTTAAGGAGTAAAAaactatttatgatttttttccctaaaaaaaaaaaaaaatcgacaaTCATATTGAGCTCCGtcattaattatataatttggCCAgtctggaaataacctaaaatactggaaggagaaaaaaaatcagtaacctGTTAACTGGTAAAATTAATTCTCTCTCAAAGTCAAAATTCAATAGAATCTTTCATATAACAGATTTTATTGAAGAGCAAAGGTGACAAAATGTACACAAAAGGAGCTTTCTTTAAAAGAAGCCTACCAACCATTAcagattctttccatttttcatgaATCACTTTAGCCAGATTCAGATCTATATGAACCACACAATCCTCAACTGTTAGGGACCCTTGTgagggggggaagaaaagaaaagaaaatatgatcaTTACTCATTATACATTTGCAGAAAACATACTCAACTACCTTATGTATCATAAaactaatttgtatttttaattactaACCTATGTCTCTAGTTCTAAATCTCTTggaatatttttatgtaatatgTCATTGTTTTCACACTTCTTGGCAGGTACAATTATATTATGTTTCATATATTTAAGTTATTCATGTCCATTAgactaaatatatttaatatattcatttccATTAGTCAAGACTTTCCAGTAGGCATACTCTAAGGAATTATCTTGCCTTAAGTGTATCTGGAGTAGCACCAAAGGATTCAAAAAGATGTGTCTGTGCAAATAAGTATGAGGTAAATACCAGAGAAAACTTCCAGTATATGCACAAGATGAATACAAAGTCCATCTAAATACTCTCTATTTCTtcaaattatatacttaaaaatctTCTACAACACACTGTGTCAAAAATAATAACGTAGGCAACACAAATTACTTTTACACTTctattaacataaaataattttaaaattgaactaGACTCTCTATCTATATTCTATTTACACAAAGATACACCTATAAGTAATTTACTTTTTCCTTACCTGAATCAATACCAACAGGGCCAAATAACTCATTGAGCTGAAAAGCCAGTTCAGGGGGTAATGCCAATTCCAGACAGTCTATGGTCAGCGATTTGGCCATCACTGGCGTGGGATTCAATGTCTCAGTTTTATCTTCTTCAGTAACTCCAGCTGACAAAGCACTCCCTGCCATTAGAATTTTTTCCACTTCCTGTTCATCTTCATTCATAAATTCTTCTGTGTTTGGAAATTTCACATAATCCTTTGgaagattttcacttttatttatgtcAAAAGAGTCAGTAAAATAAAGTTCTTCATGTAATTCAAGATCCGAAGTGCTCgatacagaatttaaaatatcagacaaattcaAAGAAGAATGTATACTGTCTCCAATCTCAGTGACTTCTGGATTCTTCTCCATTTCACTCACATTTTTAGTGGTAGTAGCTTTTAGAGTGCCTGGAAAAAACTGCTTAACATTATATAAACCTGAAAGTTCTGCCTGACTATTAGGAAGTACTTCATTATTATTCTTGAGATCTACATTAGGAAATATACCTGTTATTAATCCAGGTTTTTCAGTAGTTATAGCTCTTATTTCTGCCTGCTCtaagttttccttttctgaattacAGGTAGACTGTACATTAGTGTTACTGATACCAATTCCATGGCTAAATTCTGGCACAGAAGAATTAGACTCCTCTAAGCTTCCTCTTTGGCTAATAATTTCCTTCAAATTCAGTCCCAGAGAAAATGGTCCAATTTGTGCTTCATCATATGACTTTTTTATATTCTCAAATTCGGTATCCTCACATAATTTAGTTTCAGAATCCAATAAAAGGCTTGTGGCCCAAATAATATCTTTGTTACACCTCTCATATAGGTCTTTTAGGGCTTCTAATGAAAACGATCCAAATAGTTTACAAAGAATGTTTAGATTTTCAGATTCATCAGCACTGGTAAGCTCACTTTCTTCAACATATGTGCTTTTGTCATACATTACCCTATATGGAATTGCTTCTTGAACATCTAATTTTGTGTTAATATTGAAAGCTTTCGGTTTAAATCCATCTAATCTTCCTGTTAATACTCTCAGAGAATCTGAAacactaattttattcttttctattttccataaGAGAGCAAAATCCTGTGGTTCAGTCTGAGTACACTTGCCTACTTCTATTCCAGGGACTTCTTTAgtcttttcttcttgaaattcaGCTAAAGTTTGTGGTCCCACTCCTCCAGGAGCAGTTGGCACACTATTGGTAAAAGTAAGAGACAATGTGTGTTGCCTATGAATCTTTTTACTTGGACAAGTTTTATTCTCACAGGTCATTTCATTGGGCAGCATTTCAGAACTTCCTCGAGTAGAACTACCCAACGTTTTTAGTTCTTCAGGGCTTGTGCCCCAACAGGTCTCACGTGCTGTATATAAGGACATTTCATTCATACTGTTGTTAGTTCCAAATTCTAGGTTGGGTTCATTTAAGCCAGCCTTTGGCATTCTTGATCTGTGTTCTCTCTGAGCTAAAGAATCAGATGAAGGCCAGTCACCCACAATGTTGAATGAGTcttcttcagtatttttataagTACCATATTTACAGCTATTGAAAGATTCTGAGGCATCATCACACTGTGACTTGCTGTCATCCTCTACGTTTTCATGTGGAGATCCTCGTGGCTGGATACAATCTACACTCACAGATAAACTACTGTCCAATACTTTATGTGACTGAGGGCAATTATACTTTTTGTCACTTTGTATAGATACAGCTTTTTCAGTTTTTCGGTTCCTTTTTGTCCTCTGACCGATAGACTTATCAACTGGCCAGTCACCAACAAAAGACAGCTCTTGTCTTGGGAACTTTTCCGAAGttgatttgcttttttgttttccaaaggcTTTTTTCTTTACTCCTGCTCTTTCTTCCAGCATTTCACTAGATgaagatttttcattttgaagtggTACAGTATTTGAAAGACCACAGTCTTCTTGATTATTTCCACCATAGCAAATACTTGGTGATATTCTCTCTACAAAACTATCTGCATTGGTTTTACTACACTCTTTTTCAGGAGCCATTTCTACTGgttcttctttttcacttttgtcTGTTGCTCGTTCTTTGCTTtcagaatcagaaaaataaatgtctggaGCTTCCTGAATGAAAGCATTCTGAATGTTAGGATTCATaccacttatttctttttttccattgtttaaaTCTGCATTAGGGAGATATGTAACGTTCTCAGGTAACAAATTTTCTTTGGTCACACCATGTTTCTTCTCTTCAATTAACTCTGGATGCTTCAGAGATGAggataaaacattttcttctttttcagaggCAATATCTTCATTGTCTCTTGGGCTGTaagatttgtttttaagtatTATAAGGAAATCTCTTAATGTTGCCATTAATATTATGATTTAAAGAATCATTCAACTGAAAGACAAGACACTTGATCCTTCCCTAATACACTATGAACACATCGCTTTATTGTAATCCCAACACCTAGCACAACACTTGGCATACAAGAAGCACTcaaattttttcaaattgaatAATTAACATGAGATTTTCAGTTAAGGTGTTTATTATGCATTAAATATTAAAGTTAAGGTTCTAAATTTGTTCCCAGAAGAGGACACCTCCCTAGCTCCTTTCCAACCTATTTAAGCTTAATATATGTGAAACTAGGTCTGCCTCTATACCACCTGTCATTTGCTGCAGAGGAAAATGCTTAAGATTGATTTACAAAGTCTCAAAGAGTCAACCAACATGATCTGCACAATTAAGTGAAATGAGAGAAAGGGAGGACAGCTCTCATTTGAGATGTCACttgctaaattttttaaaaccatccTTGATGTTAATTTCAGACTCAGAGCACTTTTGCCGAATCATTATACTTTGAACTTCAGTGCATTTTCCTTATTTAACAActcatcttcctttctttctttattgcagGAGTTCTCAAAGTCCCAACTCTCCCATGAAGCCTTCCTAAGTGAAATCACACCTAACATTCAGTTTTCTATATATCAGATGCTATTATAAGTCCTTCACAAGTATTAATTCATAATCCTTATGAGATCCTTATAAGCAAAgtgttattattgctattttgcaaatgaggagcCGAAGTATAGAGAGATTTTATAATTTGTCAAAGATTACAAAGCtttgggatttgaagccaggaaATACAGCTAGGGAgcccacattcttaaccactttgcaaTACTGCTCCTCAATAAAAGagcatttgtgaattttcttttcCCAACTCCTTTTTAAAAGGGTCTCTCATCCCTAATCATCAAAAAATGTGAGCAATTCAGACCTCTAGTTATATTTAAGACTCTACTTTactcacttatttattcaattgTTTATGTATCCTAAATGTTTTTAACATAATCAGTACTATCCTGAATTGCAAACTTTCAAAAGGCTATGACTTGTTATTACTTAGTAAAAGTATACCATGCATAATACATTTTTACGATACTAGCTTGAAGGAGTATTTTTATTAATACCTAAGAAAATTAAGAAGTAATGTGactatatacaaaataacaaTAGAGGGTAGATAAGGTAACAGATAAATACTGGAATAGCAGCAAGTTAAATAAAGAAGGCAGGAGTATTCATAGTGTAAACATGGACCTACATAAACCAGAAGACAATGAAACCCCCACATATGTCATCACCCACATAAACTTTTACTTCTCTTGCTAACCATATATATCCTGCTCCAGGTAAGACTATACCTAAaccctacaaacaacaaatgcctaccttatttttaaagttatttggcAGTGATTTTAGAAGTTCCTAAActatcagatttttttaaattaaatttttaaattgaatttttgtaCATAGAGACTTTAACCTACCTAGTACTTCTGTCACAAGAATATGCACACAACTCGATACGTTCCATTTTCTCTGGAACTGAAGAACTCATGATTATGGGCACTGAAACAAAACGTTGATAGTGTTCCAACattcttgttattttttctttgcttatccCATGAATATTACGCCTAAAaattccaggggaaaaaaagggtagAAGGAACATTggtaattaagtttttaaaaaatcggCTCATATAATGTTAAGAGAAACAATGATACATTTCTgatacataaaaatatcaaaactggTTTATTATGACACAATATAAACTATTTGATTCTaagtttcattttattcagaATGTCCtaaattaccattttcttaatcatgCCATACAATCTTTTCCAAACATCCTTCATCAACTTGGAAAAAACCAGCAGATcttaataactttaaaagaagTTACTCTCAAGCTCTGCCAAAAAAATCTCAGACGAATATGACCATCATTTCAATTGATTAATTATTAACTAGTGACTAAAAAAATTCCACTACAGAGGCTTCCAGTTATGCCAGTACAGCAGACTAGATGTGCCAAAGGACACTCCTATTACAATAAAACTGGATCCCATACGAATTAAAGCAGACACACACTTTAACACATTTTAAGttcaagtaaagaaaaaaattcctagtATTTGAAGTCTCTGGATGTCCAAATATGAAGTTCGTTATATTTGTGCTTTCATTCATGGTAGcttattcctttgtttttgtttatgagCTCACACTTAGTTGAATCTAATATATGGGAATCCTTAGGCCTTAAACTGGGGGTGCT contains:
- the N4BP2 gene encoding NEDD4-binding protein 2 isoform X1, which encodes MRQNRPGRDPLSVGSGRGGSARGQGSPGPALRGGPTRPSGARGRARGRGREPAWVGEAESSDPPGRRGSHSLLPETPPHSAAHPPSRGWLLRGCSSPAGRRAAVSLRRAPAARLPPRPALLASPAPCRRAQWRRRERAAESRRCVSHSTTRPRPRRPPPVPGAVENAMDCLLELSATDAKIEESPSKSFVASENQVNAVGCEIMEKCPPEEESEDSKMDSFLDMQLTEDLDSLIQNAFEKLNSSPDDHAYSFLPLRDVNNFSNPSAFINPDSSSTTPILSTQNMDLNSENVESSASTLSSNSLTSHSLSNESKSFTKDNTLALEDSLLSSSLNVANDTMVDCSNQIQKELLESACVETQFSQAPVDLDANELQAPLNLTVQNLGLGLLGTGGDQKSSVPDVFVPSEEFNFQSHKHTELPPKGKDVNYCPVLTPLPLLLPPPPPPPMWNPMIPAFDLFQGNHGFVAPVVTTAAHWRPVNYTFPPPVISHTSPTKGWRNKEGTSAYQVQETPVSQVVRKKTSSYVGLVLVLLRGLPGSGKSFLARTLQEDNPSGVILSTDDYFYINGQYQFDVKYLGEAHEWNQNRAKEAFEKKVSPIIIDNTNLQAWEMKPYVALSQKHKYKVLFREPDTWWKFKPKELARRNIHGISKEKITRMLEHYQRFVSVPIIMSSSVPEKMERIELCAYSCDRSTSPRDNEDIASEKEENVLSSSLKHPELIEEKKHGVTKENLLPENVTYLPNADLNNGKKEISGMNPNIQNAFIQEAPDIYFSDSESKERATDKSEKEEPVEMAPEKECSKTNADSFVERISPSICYGGNNQEDCGLSNTVPLQNEKSSSSEMLEERAGVKKKAFGKQKSKSTSEKFPRQELSFVGDWPVDKSIGQRTKRNRKTEKAVSIQSDKKYNCPQSHKVLDSSLSVSVDCIQPRGSPHENVEDDSKSQCDDASESFNSCKYGTYKNTEEDSFNIVGDWPSSDSLAQREHRSRMPKAGLNEPNLEFGTNNSMNEMSLYTARETCWGTSPEELKTLGSSTRGSSEMLPNEMTCENKTCPSKKIHRQHTLSLTFTNSVPTAPGGVGPQTLAEFQEEKTKEVPGIEVGKCTQTEPQDFALLWKIEKNKISVSDSLRVLTGRLDGFKPKAFNINTKLDVQEAIPYRVMYDKSTYVEESELTSADESENLNILCKLFGSFSLEALKDLYERCNKDIIWATSLLLDSETKLCEDTEFENIKKSYDEAQIGPFSLGLNLKEIISQRGSLEESNSSVPEFSHGIGISNTNVQSTCNSEKENLEQAEIRAITTEKPGLITGIFPNVDLKNNNEVLPNSQAELSGLYNVKQFFPGTLKATTTKNVSEMEKNPEVTEIGDSIHSSLNLSDILNSVSSTSDLELHEELYFTDSFDINKSENLPKDYVKFPNTEEFMNEDEQEVEKILMAGSALSAGVTEEDKTETLNPTPVMAKSLTIDCLELALPPELAFQLNELFGPVGIDSGSLTVEDCVVHIDLNLAKVIHEKWKESVMERQRQEEVSCGKLMQGSSLVGRVGLDNPEQKSSQRTGKKLLKTLAAPEMLPLLDHWNTHTKKVSLREIMSEEIALQEKHDLFLPIEENMFLRTLFTASHSVPFMRTHGRNFSQKREPLIFEKDCATKLKEKQLFKIFPAINQNFLVDIFKDHNYSLEHTVQFLNCVLEGDPVKTVVAQEFVHQNENVTSHTAQKSKEKKAKKLKETEDIPSEPSFQDFEYPEYDDYRAEAFLHQQKRIECYSKAKEAYRMGKKNVATFYAQQGSLHEQKMKEANHLAAVEIFEKVNASLLPQNVLDLHGLHVDEAIEHLMTVLQQKTEEFKQNGGKPYLSVITGRGNHSQGGVARIKPAVIKYLTSHSFRFSEIKPGCLKVMLK
- the N4BP2 gene encoding NEDD4-binding protein 2 isoform X4, with the translated sequence MPRRRKNLGGNPFRKTTNSKEVVSSVASHEEPTTTLPSMCETKVDQEELFTSISEMFSDLDPDVVYLMLSECDFKVENAMDCLLELSATDAKIEESPSKSFVASENQVNAVGCEIMEKCPPEEESEDSKMDSFLDMQLTEDLDSLIQNAFEKLNSSPDDHAYSFLPLRDVNNFSNPSAFINPDSSSTTPILSTQNMDLNSENVESSASTLSSNSLTSHSLSNESKSFTKDNTLALEDSLLSSSLNVANDTMVDCSNQIQKELLESACVETQFSQAPVDLDANELQAPLNLTVQNLGLGLLGTGGDQKSSVPDVFVPSEEFNFQSHKHTELPPKGKDVNYCPVLTPLPLLLPPPPPPPMWNPMIPAFDLFQGNHGFVAPVVTTAAHWRPVNYTFPPPVISHTSPTKGWRNKEGTSAYQVQETPVSQVVRKKTSSYVGLVLVLLRGLPGSGKSFLARTLQEDNPSGVILSTDDYFYINGQYQFDVKYLGEAHEWNQNRAKEAFEKKVSPIIIDNTNLQAWEMKPYVALSQKHKYKVLFREPDTWWKFKPKELARRNIHGISKEKITRMLEHYQRFVSVPIIMSSSVPEKMERIELCAYSCDRSTSPRDNEDIASEKEENVLSSSLKHPELIEEKKHGVTKENLLPENVTYLPNADLNNGKKEISGMNPNIQNAFIQEAPDIYFSDSESKERATDKSEKEEPVEMAPEKECSKTNADSFVERISPSICYGGNNQEDCGLSNTVPLQNEKSSSSEMLEERAGVKKKAFGKQKSKSTSEKFPRQELSFVGDWPVDKSIGQRTKRNRKTEKAVSIQSDKKYNCPQSHKVLDSSLSVSVDCIQPRGSPHENVEDDSKSQCDDASESFNSCKYGTYKNTEEDSFNIVGDWPSSDSLAQREHRSRMPKAGLNEPNLEFGTNNSMNEMSLYTARETCWGTSPEELKTLGSSTRGSSEMLPNEMTCENKTCPSKKIHRQHTLSLTFTNSVPTAPGGVGPQTLAEFQEEKTKEVPGIEVGKCTQTEPQDFALLWKIEKNKISVSDSLRVLTGRLDGFKPKAFNINTKLDVQEAIPYRVMYDKSTYVEESELTSADESENLNILCKLFGSFSLEALKDLYERCNKDIIWATSLLLDSETKLCEDTEFENIKKSYDEAQIGPFSLGLNLKEIISQRGSLEESNSSVPEFSHGIGISNTNVQSTCNSEKENLEQAEIRAITTEKPGLITGIFPNVDLKNNNEVLPNSQAELSGLYNVKQFFPGTLKATTTKNVSEMEKNPEVTEIGDSIHSSLNLSDILNSVSSTSDLELHEELYFTDSFDINKSENLPKDYVKFPNTEEFMNEDEQEVEKILMAGSALSAGVTEEDKTETLNPTPVMAKSLTIDCLELALPPELAFQLNELFGPVGIDSGSLTVEDCVVHIDLNLAKVIHEKWKESVMERQRQEEVSCGKLMQGSSLVGRVGLDNPEQKSSQRTGKKLLKTLAAPEMLPLLDHWNTHTKKVSLREIMSEEIALQEKHDLFLPIEENMFLRTLFTASHSVPFMRTHGRNFSQKREPLIFEKDCATKLKEKQLFKIFPAINQNFLVDIFKDHNYSLEHTVQFLNCVLEGDPVKTVVAQEFVHQNENVTSHTAQKSKEKKAKKLKETEDIPSEPSFQDFEYPEYDDYRAEAFLHQQKRIECYSKAKEAYRMGKKNVATFYAQQGSLHEQKMKEANHLAAVEIFEKVNASLLPQNVLDLHGLHVDEAIEHLMTVLQQKTEEFKQNGGKPYLSVITGRGNHSQGGVARIKPAVIKYLTSHSFRFSEIKPGCLKVMLK